One window of the Esox lucius isolate fEsoLuc1 chromosome 8, fEsoLuc1.pri, whole genome shotgun sequence genome contains the following:
- the LOC117594828 gene encoding uncharacterized protein LOC117594828, with product MWERRKLDQMQRNLQELRNEVHSLKNENARLKDIIINQIPQMKSDIAIIAQKKTGRTPVEDLDSSFSTFGEMQPTPERRQSPEDTEPFKESPMVTERFRETPQTAATAETSAKTQMEVIKGSGVFCQAEAWKAARLAPSATAMVRNLLLGTFDLETLLKSNLNGGKPTRGDGDQLVALDQIKKAAIIDATLKKWPAASRGQIGTSINSKLTELRRSTR from the exons atgtgggagagaaggaaacttgaccaaatgcaaagaaatttGCAGGAGTTGAGAAATGAAGTCCATtctcttaaaaatgaaaatgcacgtCTGAAAGACATTATCATCAATC AAATCcctcaaatgaaaagtgacatcgCCATTATTGCTCAAAAG AAGACTGGAAGGACTCCTGTGGAGGATCTAGATTCCTCCTTCTCGACTTTTGGAGAAATGCAACCG actccagagaggagacagagcccAGAGGACACCGAGCCCTTTAAAGAGAGTCCCATGGTGACTGAGCGCTTTCGAGAGAcaccacag ACTGCAGCAACAGCTGAGACCTCAgcgaaaacacag atggAAGTTATAAAGGGCTCTGGGGTGTTTTGCCAGGCAGAAGCGTGGAAAGCAGCCCGCCTTGCCCCCTCTGCTACTGCCATGGTGCGGAATCTCCTGCTGGGCACCTTTGATTTGGAGACTTTGCTGAAAAGCAACCTGAATg GTGGGAAGCCAACCAGAGGGGATGGGGACCAGCTGGTCGCACTTGACCAAATTAAAAAGGCAGCCATTATTG ATGCTACATTGAAGAAGTGGCCGGCAGCCAGCCGAGGGCAGATAGGCACATCTATCAATTCAAAGCTCACGGAGCTGAGAAGATCAACaagataa